In Salarias fasciatus chromosome 2, fSalaFa1.1, whole genome shotgun sequence, one genomic interval encodes:
- the synpo gene encoding synaptopodin: protein MEKGHTSIRRGVSWSPGGLKKPAQITKDTNSPETDYNASWERTGINKEQMSRGTNLTRSASLSEKELKEARVRSQIIAAQLTVPSNSSSRGVQLFNRRKQRVNAFTLESCGEGSDQSKAENVKTDPPSTKPSWADKSSEEKDRDHNVKNSSAGTVFSPAARLRSVGDIMGEPGREFPNAGTMEDSIIQERHFLPVKEEQEEDDEAKDEFHEELGDNVQHEIPLGSNNTSTIVMKHAEGEEERNRSHMASVPAGNLLNGCHSTSSEPERVSVPTSKQMTGITNRTARPFFSPPPVQSSEALSPVMDIPPPPSYSTPPLPTSTVPQPVAFSPPPPPPPSYPTPPLPAFTNQPPQTYCSVPPPVSPVLSPSSPPPSYFPDSQYPARPHYGPPTAPKPSTFVPQPTEERKPITSAKTGILEESAAKRANKKSMFTFKEKTVVAPNPELLSMVQSVDERKKYGHRSVPEPASEEELLALGAEASNFLAKEEDRAQEAKAPEWASCLKSSRTRQRAEHRPEQTLTNVSGKGAELFAKRQSRMEKYVIENQNPGQLRSPSPTMSLPPSWVYPSNMPGRVKAIAKNSDMSAQLAQNLKSQQAVKQKPRQKAAAPEPVPEPPPLENGCTKIEMDLSKHQPYQLNSSLFILNPVKDPMSSLPKGAPQSRNLNTTQPFSRQTSLPNNPPSHFKCMSPQVPQSPMGGPQYPPGLSPGPPRVSSPMSASSPQRVSSPRSGVQAPRPSFSAKKAGIAPQTPKEPQPDEISTETPTPNTTPSLTRRFSSPGGSSPAYWTPSLQKKQTSNTTSSSVRSVASPMPSPSNTRCQSPMTNFVSSSSSKPSQTAAATSPCSPPWGSRCQSPMVSQSATSSVSAFRPSQSSVTSPIPPSWSARCQSPLISQNKPSATASFSSPRPSQSSIVTSPRSLSPWGSRCQSPLVIQHTPSSSIPSSKPSQAFAVTSPCSPPWGSRCQSPMVSQNNQSSSAYISPSTPSQTSATSPVSPPWGSRSQSPSVYQTTLSFHPTKPLYTSSVTSPVQPPKDSRCMSPVVNNLDSKANHRLLAKNIINAAKRKNSPSPGALSGHGLPISPVGNTPHGYDCHKPPISPFQSRTLGAQSPTFASPPPTPTHRICSPVRLYNTRSLTDSDASVESEDSGLRSPGLHSYNTCPRGWGGSLRVKRSTVSTDL, encoded by the exons ATGGAGAAAGGACATACGTCTATCAGGAGGGGGGTAAGCTGGAGTCCAGGAGGACTGAAAAAACCTGCACAGAtcacaaaagacacaaacagcccAGAGACAGACTACAATGCATCCTGGGAGCGGACTGgaataaataaagaacaaatgAGCCGCGGAACAA ATCTGACCAGGAGTGCCAGTCTGTCggagaaagagctgaaggaggCCAGAGTCAGGAGCCAGATCATTGCCGCTCAGCTCACCGTCCCTTCCAACTCCAGCTCCAGGGGAGTGCAGCTCTTTAACAGGCGCAAGCAGAGGGTCAACGCTTTCACACTCGAAAGCTGTGGAGAGGGGTCAGACCAGAGCAAAGCTGAGAATGTGAAAACCGACCCGCCATCTACCAAACCATCATGGGCAGACAAGAGCAGTGAGGAAAAGGACAGAGACCACAACGTAAAGAACAGCTCCGCAGGGACGGTCTTCTCACCAGCTGCAAGGTTACGCTCAGTAGGTGATATCATGGGTgaaccaggaagagaatttCCCAATGCGGGAACAATGGAGGACAGTATCATTCAAGAGAGACATTTTCTCCCTGTCaaagaagagcaggaggaggacgatgaGGCAAAAGATGAATTCCATGAAGAGCTGGGGGATAATGTTCAGCATGAGATTCCCCTCGGAAGTAATAACACCAGTACGATAGTGATGAAGCACGCTGAAGgggaagaagagagaaacagGAGTCACATGGCTTCAGTTCCTGCTGGAAATCTGCTCAATGGCTGTCACAGTACGTCATCTGAACCTGAGAGGGTATCAGTGCCCACATCCAAGCAGATGACTGGAATCACCAATAGAACCGCCAGGCCCTTCTTCTCACCACCTCCAGTGCAGTCCTCAGAGGCGCTCAGCCCTGTGATGgacatccctcctcctccctcgtaCTCCACCCCTCCTCTACCCACTTCTACCGTCCCTCAGCCTGTGGcattctctcctcctccgccgccaccgccgtcaTATCCCACGCCTCCGCTTCCGGCCTTCACAAACCAGCCGCCGCAGACCTACTGCTCGGTTCCGCCTCCAGTGTCTCCTGTCctgtctccttcctctccccCTCCATCCTATTTTCCTGATTCTCAGTACCCTGCCAGGCCCCATTACGGTCCCCCTACAGCCCCAAAACCTTCCACCTTTGTCCCTCAACCCACCGAAGAGAGGAAGCCGATAACCTCAGCCAAAACAGGAATACTTGAGGAGAGTGCTGCCAAGAGGGCAAACAAGAAGTCCATGTTCActttcaaagagaaaacagtGGTAGCCCCGAATCCTGAGCTGTTGTCGATGGTGCAGAGTGTCGATGAAAGGAAGAAGTATGGACATAGATCTGTGCCAGAACCAGCGTCTGAGGAAGAGCTACTGGCTCTGGGTGCAGAGGCGTCCAACTTCCTTGCCAAAGAAGAGGACAGAGCACAGGAGGCGAAAGCTCCAGAGTGGGCCTCGTGTCTCAAGAGCTCGAGGACCCGACAGAGGGCAGAGCACCGACCAGAGCAGACCCTTACCAATGTGTCAGGAAAGGGGGCCGAACTTTTTGCCAAGCGTCAGTCCAGGATGGAAAAATATGTCATTGAGAATCAGAATCCAGGACAACTTCGGTCTCCTTCACCAACTATGTCTCTGCCACCATCTTGGGTTTACCCATCAAACATGCCCGGTAGGGTGAAGGCCATTGCTAAAAACTCTGACATGAGTGCTCAGCTTGCACAAAACCTGAAGTCCCAACAAGCAGTCAAGCAAAAGCCAAGGCAAAAAGCTGCAGCGCCAGAGCCAGTCCCTGAGCCTCCTCCCTTGGAGAATGGTTGCACCAAAATAGAGATGGACCTGTCGAAGCACCAGCCCTATCAGCTGAATTCTTCCCTGTTTATCCTGAATCCAGTAAAGGACCCTATGAGCTCCTTACCCAAAGGAGCCCCGCAGTCCAGGAACCTGAACACCACTCAACCATTTTCCCGCCAGACATCTTTACCCAACAACCCACCCTCTCACTTCAAATGCATGTCTCCTCAAGTGCCTCAAAGCCCCATGGGAGGACCACAGTACCCACCGGGTCTGTCTCCTGGACCTCCAAGGGTCAGCTCTCCCATGTCTGCCTCTTCTCCACAGCGAGTGTCCTCTCCTCGGTCGGGAGTACAAGCACCAAGGCCATCGTTTTCTGCCAAAAAGGCAGGCATTGCACCGCAG ACACCGAAGGAGCCTCAACCTGATGAAATTTCCACGGAGACGCCAACACCAAACACGACACCCAGCCTCACCAGACGTTTCAGCAGCCCAGGAGGCTCATCTCCTGCTTACTGGACCCCcagcctgcaaaaaaaacaaacttccaaCACCACCTCCAGCTCCGTCCGTTCAGTCGCCTCCCCCATGCCCTCCCCTAGTAATACAAGATGCCAATCCCCAATGACCAACTTTGTTTCCAGTTCCTCATCAAAGCCctctcaaacagctgcagccacCTCACCATGTTCTCCTCCTTGGGGTTCAAGATGCCAGTCCCCAATGGTGAGCCAGTCCGCCAcctcttctgtttctgctttccGACCTTCACAATCCTCAGTGACTTCCCCCATTCCTCCTTCGTGGAGTGCAAGATGCCAGTCTCCACTGATCAGCCAGAATAAACCTTCCGCTACTGCTTCCTTTTCTTCACCCAGACCCTCCCAGTCATCTATAGTCACCTCTCCACGCTCTCTCTCCCCTTGGGGTTCAAGATGCCAGTCCCCGCTGGTTATCCAGCACACTCCGTCTTCGAGCATTCCCTCTTCCAAACCTTCCCAAGCATTTGCAGTCACTTCCCCATGTTCTCCCCCTTGGGGATCAAGATGCCAATCCCCCATGGTGTCTCAGAACAACCAGTCTTCCAGTGCCTACATATCCCCATCCACACCTTCCCAAACATCAGCCACATCTCCCGTCTCTCCCCCGTGGGGCTCACGCTCCCAGTCTCCCTCCGTCTATCAAACCACCCTGTCCTTCCATCCCACTAAACCTCTGTATACATCGTCTGTCACCTCTCCCGTTCAGCCACCCAAAGACAGTCGCTGCATGTCCCCTGTTGTTAACAACTTAGACTCTAAAGCCAACCATCGCCTCCTGGCCAAAAACATTATCAACGCAGCCAAACGTAAAAACAGCCCTTCTCCTGGAGCACTGAGCGGTCACGGCCTCCCCATCTCACCCGTGGGAAACACCCCTCATGGCTACGACTGTCACAAACCGCCCATCAGCCCCTTCCAGTCACGGACGCTGGGAGCGCAGTCACCTACTTTCGCTAGCCCTCCTCCTACTCCGACTCACAGAATCTGCTCACCTGTGAGACTCTACAACACTCGCTCGCTGACCGACTCTGACGCCTCTGTGGAGTCTGAAGACTCGGGGCTCCGCTCGCCCGGCCTGCACTCCTACAACACGTGTCCCCGGGGCTGGGGCGGCAGCCTGAGGGTGAAGAGAAGCACCGTCTCCACAGACCTCTGA